A part of Paramormyrops kingsleyae isolate MSU_618 unplaced genomic scaffold, PKINGS_0.4 ups185, whole genome shotgun sequence genomic DNA contains:
- the LOC111838084 gene encoding beta-galactoside alpha-2,6-sialyltransferase 1-like isoform X1 has translation MIATCLLMMLYFILRKSFLPERLNPAATVTAKAFVWKVHKKHWPVWDENATEIGVAMRRAIGKFWERNQFGVPRNMTHRNVTVTQSDLMHELRTRVPLRTIEPGDGPFSGNEWQEYLPRRSLEQSLGPLKTCAVVMSSGSIGNSALGAEIDKHDAVLRFNAAPTQKYSADVGNKTSMRLVNSQVLTSKYTGFLTDPLYSTGVLIVWDPSPYSKDLYAWYKKPDFNFFRTYLQYRKLHPEQPFYILSPSFQWNLWDIIQENSPVHIQPHPPSSGMLGIVVMMNLCEQINVYEFLPSRRRTSLCHYFESIRNKQCTMGHYHPITFEKNLIKRLNHGTDYDICSSGKSARCRLLWKCDQHRLW, from the exons ATGATTGCGACCTGCCTGCTAATGATGCTGTACTTCATCCTGCGAAAATCGTTTTTGCCCGAGCGGTTGAACCCCGCAGCCACGGTGACTGCGAAAGCGTTTGTGTGGAAGGTGCATAAGAAGCACTGGCCGGTGTGGGATGAAAACGCCACGGAGATCGGGGTGGCGATGCGTCGTGCCATAGGGAAGTTTTGGGAAAGAAACCAGTTTGGTGTCCCTCGCAACATGACGCACCGGAATGTTACCGTGACCCAAAGCGATCTCATGCACGAGCTGCGGACTCGGGTTCCCCTCCGGACGATAGAGCCGGGAGACGGTCCGTTCTCTGGAAACGAGTGGCAGGAGTACTTACCTAGGCGGAGTTTGGAGCAGAGTCTGGGACCTCTGAAGACGTGTGCTGTGGTCATGTCTTCTGGGTCCATCGGGAACTCCGCGCTGGGAGCAGAAATTG ATAAACACGACGCGGTGCTCCGGTTCAACGCGGCTCCCACCCAAAAGTACAGCGCCGACGTGGGCAACAAGACGAGCATGCGCCTCGTCAACTCACAG GTCCTGACTTCTAAGTATACTGGATTCCTGACTGATCCCCTGTACAGCACAGGCGTCCTAATTGTGTGGGACCCCTCTCCCTACTCCAAAGACCTCTATGCA TGGTATAAGAAACCAGACTTTAACTTCTTCAGGACGTACCTGCAGTACAGGAAGCTCCACCCAGAGCAGCCGTTCTACATCCTGAGTCCGAGCTTTCAGTGGAACCTGTGGGACATCATTCAGGAGAACTCCCCAGTGCACATTCAGCCCCACCCCCCGTCCTCTGGCATGCTGG GCATTGTGGTGATGATGAACCTCTGTGAGCAGATCAATGTGTACGAGTTCCTGCCGTCGCGCAGGAGAACCAGTCTCTGCCACTACTTTGAAAGCATCCGTAATAAGCAGTGCACTATGGGACACTACCACCCCATAACCTTCGAGAAGAACCTCATAAAGCGACTCAACCATGGGACTGATTATGACATCTGCTCCTCTGGGAAG TCTGCAAGATGTCGTCTCCTTTGGAAATGCGATCAACACAGGTTATGGTAA
- the LOC111838084 gene encoding beta-galactoside alpha-2,6-sialyltransferase 1-like isoform X2, with product MIATCLLMMLYFILRKSFLPERLNPAATVTAKAFVWKVHKKHWPVWDENATEIGVAMRRAIGKFWERNQFGVPRNMTHRNVTVTQSDLMHELRTRVPLRTIEPGDGPFSGNEWQEYLPRRSLEQSLGPLKTCAVVMSSGSIGNSALGAEIDKHDAVLRFNAAPTQKYSADVGNKTSMRLVNSQVLTSKYTGFLTDPLYSTGVLIVWDPSPYSKDLYAWYKKPDFNFFRTYLQYRKLHPEQPFYILSPSFQWNLWDIIQENSPVHIQPHPPSSGMLGIVVMMNLCEQINVYEFLPSRRRTSLCHYFESIRNKQCTMGHYHPITFEKNLIKRLNHGTDYDICSSGKVTLHGF from the exons ATGATTGCGACCTGCCTGCTAATGATGCTGTACTTCATCCTGCGAAAATCGTTTTTGCCCGAGCGGTTGAACCCCGCAGCCACGGTGACTGCGAAAGCGTTTGTGTGGAAGGTGCATAAGAAGCACTGGCCGGTGTGGGATGAAAACGCCACGGAGATCGGGGTGGCGATGCGTCGTGCCATAGGGAAGTTTTGGGAAAGAAACCAGTTTGGTGTCCCTCGCAACATGACGCACCGGAATGTTACCGTGACCCAAAGCGATCTCATGCACGAGCTGCGGACTCGGGTTCCCCTCCGGACGATAGAGCCGGGAGACGGTCCGTTCTCTGGAAACGAGTGGCAGGAGTACTTACCTAGGCGGAGTTTGGAGCAGAGTCTGGGACCTCTGAAGACGTGTGCTGTGGTCATGTCTTCTGGGTCCATCGGGAACTCCGCGCTGGGAGCAGAAATTG ATAAACACGACGCGGTGCTCCGGTTCAACGCGGCTCCCACCCAAAAGTACAGCGCCGACGTGGGCAACAAGACGAGCATGCGCCTCGTCAACTCACAG GTCCTGACTTCTAAGTATACTGGATTCCTGACTGATCCCCTGTACAGCACAGGCGTCCTAATTGTGTGGGACCCCTCTCCCTACTCCAAAGACCTCTATGCA TGGTATAAGAAACCAGACTTTAACTTCTTCAGGACGTACCTGCAGTACAGGAAGCTCCACCCAGAGCAGCCGTTCTACATCCTGAGTCCGAGCTTTCAGTGGAACCTGTGGGACATCATTCAGGAGAACTCCCCAGTGCACATTCAGCCCCACCCCCCGTCCTCTGGCATGCTGG GCATTGTGGTGATGATGAACCTCTGTGAGCAGATCAATGTGTACGAGTTCCTGCCGTCGCGCAGGAGAACCAGTCTCTGCCACTACTTTGAAAGCATCCGTAATAAGCAGTGCACTATGGGACACTACCACCCCATAACCTTCGAGAAGAACCTCATAAAGCGACTCAACCATGGGACTGATTATGACATCTGCTCCTCTGGGAAGGTGACTCTGCATGGATTCTAA
- the LOC111838087 gene encoding adiponectin-like, producing the protein MELIWMLVLGLLGAGVVAAELDGRGACAWWMGGIPGTPGHDGQPGRDGRGGRKGEKGDSGQPGVPGKRGEVGMSGNEGLPGYRGFPGYPGLKGEPGETAFDYRSAFSVGLVGPVKASGEPIRFAKLFYNEQRDYDELSGKFRCAVPGLYYFNYQLVARGQDTKVALYHGAKPVTFSLDQYQAGDLDQASGSVLLQLVGGDEVWLQVYGEEGPAGVYTENTADSTFTGFLLYPDLRANLLAKHRC; encoded by the exons ATGGAGCTGATCTGGATGCTGGTGCTGGGGCTGCTGGGGGCTGGTGTGGTGGCAGCGGAACTCGATGGCCGTGGGGCGTGTGCCTGGTGGATGGGTGGGATCCCGGGGACACCTGGGCATGATGGGCAGCCAGGCCGGGATGGCAGGGGTGGTCGGAAGGGCGAGAAGGGCGACTCTGGACAGCCTG GTGTACCAGGGAAGCGGGGCGAGGTAGGTATGTCCGGGAATGAGGGCCTGCCCGGCTACCGCGGCTTTCCCGGATACCCGGGTCTGAAGGGAGAGCCAGGTGAGACGGCTTTTGATTACCGCTCGGCCTTCAGCGTGGGTCTAGTAGGACCCGTAAAAGCTTCTGGCGAGCCCATCCGCTTTGCCAAGCTCTTCTACAACGAGCAGCGCGACTATGATGAGCTCAGCGGCAAGTTCCGCTGTGCTGTGCCGGGCCTCTACTACTTCAACTACCAGCTGGTCGCCAGAGGCCAGGACACCAAGGTCGCCCTGTACCATGGCGCCAAGCCCGTCACCTTCAGCCTGGATCAGTACCAAGCCGGCGACCTAGACCAGGCCTCAGGGTCTGTGCTGCTGCAGTTGGTGGGGGGCGACGAGGTCTGGCTACAGGTATATGGTGAGGAGGGGCCGGCCGGAGTCTACACCGAGAACACCGCTGATTCCACCTTCACCGGGTTCCTGCTCTACCCAGACCTGAGGGCAAATTTGCTGGCTAAGCACCGCTGTTAG
- the LOC140587360 gene encoding uncharacterized protein — protein MAHAGGVGLFSILTGMLVAVAILPAFLSAGPTGRRLKGDDGVLADATTSASRKLSRSRRNISWYNQHSDFWGWYKYFTDTGNQEGVQELDRVYLAYLKNKNRAEGRRSYNLYLRHLGDIYKSCAETNDPNCVASYIGRPVGKAEAPRSPSVKACDPYRDPYCGVSQPRVPAPVWVPPKAVAPSFFYAPALSPLLSTEQQAELLRICDSKDVECLQYHLRAAYGYQAALGPAPSYAYLGCDPQKDPGCGSRPIPKAPSGLYQRYTACDPRYDPYCLNTAAQSMQAPPCNPLHDNNCNPLTGARLAGPERHAMDDPTACDPRYDPYCQQGRPAQPDEDPRHRLGPRGKTKEGYDCYVFYDEDCVPLDLASDAQSSAASRLPDTAVRPAHGSAATCHPLDPSCGGHPPPQQSDSGSFEPHLNLDGTRNSGIVEPDPDCDPEYDRNCRLRRAEEPVLGANAARERKWQGGWAPEEERDVPVQHKEPHYQGEAMQDRLSYATQPDGPAFDPQMYEPYQSGQEDPYASYSPQEHTGTQLEDIMGEYSRYDEAQDHRAYSGEYRKK, from the exons CATTCCTGAGCGCCGGGCCCACAGGTCGACGTCTGAAGGGCGACG ACGGGGTCCTGGCAGACGCTACCACATCCGCCTCCAGGAAGCTCTCACGCAGCAGGAGGAACATCAGCTGGTACAACCAGCATTCAGACTTCTGGGGCTGGTACAAGTACTTTACAGACACAGGAAACCAGGAGGGG GTGCAGGAGCTCGACCGCGTCTACCTGGCCTACTTGAAGAACAAGAACCGGGCCGAGGGTCGCCGCTCGTACAACCTCTACCTGCGGCACCTAGGTGACATCTACAAGTCCTGCGCCGAGACTAATGACCCCAACTGTGTGGCGTCCTACATCGGCCGGCCAGTCGGCAAAGCTGAGGCCCCCCGGAGCCCCTCGGTGAAGGCCTGTGACCCCTACAGGGACCCCTACTGTGGTGTCTCCCAGCCCAGAGTGCCGGCGCCTGTCTGGGTCCCACCCAAGGCCGTGGCGCCCAGTTTCTTCTACGCACCGGCGTTGTCGCCACTGCTGTCCACTGAGCAGCAGGCGGAGCTCCTGCGCATATGCGACTCCAAGGATGTTGAGTGCCTACAGTATCACCTGCGGGCCGCCTATGGCTACCAGGCAGCCTTGGGACCTGCCCCCTCCTACGCGTACCTGGGCTGCGACCCCCAGAAGGACCCTGGGTGTGGGTCGAGACCCATCCCGAAGGCGCCTTCTGGGCTATACCAACGCTACACGGCATGCGACCCACGCTACGACCCATACTGCCTGAACACTGCTGCCCAGAGCATGCAGGCCCCACCCTGCAACCCGCTCCATGACAACAACTGCAACCCGCTGACGGGAGCACGGCTCGCCGGGCCTGAGCGCCACGCAATGGACGACCCGACCGCCTGCGACCCACGCTACGACCCCTACTGCCAGCAGGGCCGCCCTGCTCAGCCAGACGAGGACCCCCGGCACCGCCTGGGGCCCCGGGGCAAGACCAAGGAAGGCTATGACTGCTATGTATTCTACGATGAAGACTGCGTGCCCCTGGACCTGGCGAGTGATGCCCAGAGCAGCGCTGCCAGCAGGCTGCCTGACACTGCGGTCCGGCCCGCCCATGGCAGCGCTGCCACCTGCCACCCCTTAGATCCCAGCTGTGGGGgccaccctcccccccagcagTCAGACTCTGGATCCTTTGAGCCACACCTGAACCTCGATGGCACCCGCAACAGTGGCATTGTCGAGCCCGACCCCGACTGTGACCCTGAATATGACCGCAACTGCCGCTTACGGCGCGCTGAGGAACCCGTGCTGGGGGCCAACGCTGCAAGGGAACGGAAGTGGCAGGGGGGCTGGGCACCAGAAGAGGAGCGAGATGTGCCCGTGCAGCACAAGGAGCCCCACTACCAGGGAGAGGCCATGCAGGACCGACTCAGCTATGCCACACAGCCTGATGGCCCGGCTTTCGACCCGCAGATGTACGAGCCCTACCAGAGCGGCCAGGAGGACCCATATGCCAGCTACAGCCCCCAAgagcacacaggcacgcagcTGGAGGACATCATGGGAGAGTACAGCAGGTATGACGAGGCCCAGGACCACCGTGCCTACAGCGGAGAGTACCGGAAAAAGTAG
- the LOC111849057 gene encoding beta-galactoside alpha-2,6-sialyltransferase 1-like isoform X1, translated as MSLLIWIMKPSLRLHSPHWGFNFTIATCLLMMLYFILPKSFLPERLDPAATVTAKAFVWKVHKKHWPVWDENATEIGVAMRRAIGEFWERNQFSVPRNMMHRNVTLTQSDLMHELRTRVPLRTIEPEDGPFSGNEWQEYLPRRSLEQSLGPLKTCAVVMSSGSIGNSALGAEIDKHDAVLRFNAAPTQKYSTDVGNKTSMRLVNSQVLTSKYTGFLTDPLYSTGVLIVWDPSPYSKDLYAWYKKPDFNFFRTYLQYRKLHPEQPFYILSPSFQWNLWDIIQENSPVHIQPHPPSSGMLGIVVMMNLCEQISVYEFLPSRRRTSLCHYFESIRNKQCTMGHYHPLTFEKNLIKRLNHGTDYDIYSSGKVTLHGFSQLNSSTSILPIRQLFLLWAVMISLIFK; from the exons ATGTCGCTTTTGATCTGGATCATGAAGCCATCACTACGGCTGCACTCTCCCCATTGGGGGTTTAATTTCACGATTGCGACCTGCCTGCTAATGATGCTGTACTTCATCCTGCCGAAATCGTTTTTGCCTGAGCGATTGGACCCCGCAGCCACGGTGACTGCGAAAGCGTTTGTGTGGAAGGTGCACAAGAAGCACTGGCCGGTGTGGGATGAAAACGCCACGGAGATCGGGGTGGCGATGCGTCGTGCCATAGGGGAGTTTTGGGAAAGAAACCAGTTTAGTGTCCCTCGCAACATGATGCACCGGAATGTTACCCTGACCCAGAGCGATCTCATGCACGAGCTGCGGACTCGGGTTCCCCTCCGGACGATAGAGCCGGAAGACGGTCCGTTCTCTGGAAACGAGTGGCAGGAGTACTTACCTAGGCGGAGTTTGGAGCAGAGTCTGGGACCTCTGAAGACGTGTGCTGTGGTCATGTCTTCTGGGTCCATCGGGAACTCCGCGCTGGGAGCAGAAATTG ATAAACACGACGCGGTGCTCCGGTTCAACGCGGCTCCCACCCAAAAATACAGTACCGACGTGGGCAACAAGACGAGCATGCGCCTCGTCAACTCACAG GTCCTGACTTCTAAGTATACTGGATTCCTGACTGATCCCCTGTACAGCACAGGCGTCCTAATTGTGTGGGACCCCTCTCCCTACTCCAAAGACCTCTATGCA TGGTATAAGAAACCAGACTTTAACTTCTTCAGGACGTACCTGCAGTACAGGAAGCTCCACCCAGAGCAGCCGTTCTACATCCTGAGTCCGAGCTTTCAGTGGAACCTGTGGGACATCATTCAGGAGAACTCCCCAGTGCACATTCAGCCCCACCCCCCGTCCTCTGGCATGCTGG GCATTGTGGTGATGATGAACCTCTGTGAGCAGATCAGTGTGTACGAGTTCCTGCCGTCGCGCAGGAGAACCAGTCTCTGCCACTACTTTGAAAGCATCCGTAATAAGCAGTGCACTATGGGACACTACCACCCCTTAACCTTCGAGAAGAACCTCATAAAGCGACTCAACCATGGGACTGATTATGACATCTACTCGTCTGGGAAGGTGACTCTGCATGGATTCTCACAGCTGAACTCTTCCACGAGTATTTTACCAATCAGACAGTTATTTCTCCTGTGGGCAGTGATGATCTcattgatttttaaataa
- the LOC111849057 gene encoding beta-galactoside alpha-2,6-sialyltransferase 1-like isoform X2, which translates to MMIYARILYSKLQVLTSKYTGFLTDPLYSTGVLIVWDPSPYSKDLYAWYKKPDFNFFRTYLQYRKLHPEQPFYILSPSFQWNLWDIIQENSPVHIQPHPPSSGMLGIVVMMNLCEQISVYEFLPSRRRTSLCHYFESIRNKQCTMGHYHPLTFEKNLIKRLNHGTDYDIYSSGKVTLHGFSQLNSSTSILPIRQLFLLWAVMISLIFK; encoded by the exons ATGATGATCTATGCCAGAATCCTTTACAGTAAGCTGCAA GTCCTGACTTCTAAGTATACTGGATTCCTGACTGATCCCCTGTACAGCACAGGCGTCCTAATTGTGTGGGACCCCTCTCCCTACTCCAAAGACCTCTATGCA TGGTATAAGAAACCAGACTTTAACTTCTTCAGGACGTACCTGCAGTACAGGAAGCTCCACCCAGAGCAGCCGTTCTACATCCTGAGTCCGAGCTTTCAGTGGAACCTGTGGGACATCATTCAGGAGAACTCCCCAGTGCACATTCAGCCCCACCCCCCGTCCTCTGGCATGCTGG GCATTGTGGTGATGATGAACCTCTGTGAGCAGATCAGTGTGTACGAGTTCCTGCCGTCGCGCAGGAGAACCAGTCTCTGCCACTACTTTGAAAGCATCCGTAATAAGCAGTGCACTATGGGACACTACCACCCCTTAACCTTCGAGAAGAACCTCATAAAGCGACTCAACCATGGGACTGATTATGACATCTACTCGTCTGGGAAGGTGACTCTGCATGGATTCTCACAGCTGAACTCTTCCACGAGTATTTTACCAATCAGACAGTTATTTCTCCTGTGGGCAGTGATGATCTcattgatttttaaataa